GGTCTGGGCTcacccggccccacgggccccgatctcggccggggtctgggcagcgcctagTGGGCACCGTGGACCAGGCAGATCCGGCCCCTCTGTCTCcatccatcccccctctccccatggcaGGTGGATCCAGCGCTGGACCCCACATGGCCCCGGGGGGACCCCGCCCCGcgctcctgctgcccctggccctgctggcGGCCGGCCTGGCCCTGGCCGCGGGGGAGTCGCGCTACGAGAAGTTCCTGCGGCAGCACGTGGACGCGGCCGAGCCCAGCCCCCCGGACGCCGGGCGCTACTGCAGCCGCATGATGCAGCGCCGGGCCATGGCCACCGCCGGGCACTGCAAACACCTCAACACCTTCGTCCACGCCCGCGCCGAGCAGATCCAGCCCGTGTGCGGGGACGGGGGGCGGCCGGCCGGCGGAGACCTGCGCCTGAGCACGGAGCCCTTCCCCCTCACCGTCTGCCAGCTCCAGGGGCGCGCCCGGCCCCCCGACTGCCACTACGCCGGAGCCAGCAGCACCAGCCGGGTCGTCATCGCCTGCGCCGATGGGCAGCCCGTCCACTTCCAGACCCAAGTCGACAGCCAGGCCGGGGAGGGGGACGAGCTCTGATCCCGCCACGGGACACGGAGCCCCCTCAGTCCGGCATTCAGCACGGGTCTAAGCGGGCTCACCCCCGAATCCGCCTCGGATCCAGccccggatccagcccccgaatccgcctcggatccagcccccgaatccGCCTCGGATCCAGCCCCGAATCCACCTcggatccagcccccgaatccGCCTCGGATCCAGCCCCGAATCCGCCTcggatccagcccccgaatccGCCTCGGATCCAGCCCCGAATCCGCCTcggatccagcccccgaatccGCCTCGGATCCAGCCCCGAATCCGCCTCGCATCCAGCCCCGAATCCGCCTcggatccagcccccgaatccGCCTCGGATCCATCCCCCGAATCCGCCTCGGATCCATCCCCCGAATCCGCCTcggatccagcccccgaatccGCCTCGGATCCATCCCCCGAATCCGCCTCAGATCCAGCCCTGAATCTGCCTCggatccaaccccccccccagctccagttcCTGGTCCCATCTTTGTTTCCAGACGGTGCCGTTTACATGAATAAAGTCATTCCAGGCCTCCGCGGAGCTAGCGAGCCATCGTCCCGTGGTGCTCGGCTGGGAGGGAGACCTGGGCTCTCGGGGCTCTCGGGGCGGGtccagttcagagccccctcgccctctgttcctcctcccccacacgtCTACCCCACGGCGTTATTTCCACTAGCAAGGGGAGCGTGCACACACCAAGCCCCTTGGCTCACAATTACGTCAAAGCAACGGGCGTCTCGCTCCGAGGGCTGACCCCTCCTTTCAGGAGGAACGCGCCCGTGTACACGGGGCCGGACTCACTCCTGGCTCTGAGAGGTGAAGTTTGTGGCAGGAGGCCAGACGCTCGCTGCCGGTCGGTGTCATTCGGCCACGCCTAGCGCAAAGCGGGGGCCTAACGACCCAAGAACGGCGCTCCCGCCAGCCCTCCGCCCTTCGGTGCATCTGCCCTGTGGGGCCTAAGGGTTGGGTTAGTCTGGCTTGtacccctgcaggcccaggtcccTGCAGCAGGGGGTGCTCACAGTCAAAGGACTGTAGCGTGGGGAAAGGGCCAGGTTTGACCTGGGCgagccagggcagggaggcagacGACGTGACAGCAGGCT
This genomic interval from Pelodiscus sinensis isolate JC-2024 unplaced genomic scaffold, ASM4963464v1 ctg143, whole genome shotgun sequence contains the following:
- the LOC142825350 gene encoding uncharacterized protein LOC142825350 encodes the protein MRRTHGRTRGSGTDPTGRFSLPQECGVTPLLQARALGGDGRLSQGHGPAGSWVSKPGMHWLMGGQAAGWRLTCRCQRRVTRTPRGEGQGSLCPAHQPKAADRLRSPAQPVPSPVRETLRHAWGGSSAGPHMAPGGPRPALLLPLALLAAGLALAAGESRYEKFLRQHVDAAEPSPPDAGRYCSRMMQRRAMATAGHCKHLNTFVHARAEQIQPVCGDGGRPAGGDLRLSTEPFPLTVCQLQGRARPPDCHYAGASSTSRVVIACADGQPVHFQTQVDSQAGEGDEL